The genome window CAGAATGTTATGTCCCCATTCGCCGCCAATTCCATGATGTCCGGCAATGATCTTGTTGTTCACCACCAAACCGCCGCCAACGCCCGTGCCCATGATCACACCAAAAACAACTTCCGCTCTGGGATAATCCTTTCCGGCACCGATCAATGCTTCGGCCAGTGCAAAACAGTTGGCATCATTCGCAAGCTGAACAGGAATGCCTAATATTTTTTCAAGATCCGCTTTTAATGGCATGCCATTGAGACAGATCGTGTTAGAGTTTTTCATCAACTGCGAATCCGGCTCCAAAACACCCGGCGTAGCAAACCCGATCTTGGTTGGCTTCTCACCCACCTGCTCTGCAACCTGATCGATCAGTTTTTTGATCTGTGATAAAATATGCTCGTAACCGTTCGCAGATTCGGTCGGAAGGCGCATGCGTACAACTACTTCCAAATTGCGCTCGGGATCGAGCACCGCGCATTCTATTTTTGTTCCTCCTAAGTCAATTCCCCAGAGTTTCATAATATTAGGGCTGTCGGCCGCAGGCTCTCAGCAATCGATTTTTTTATTGATTATTGATTAAAGTTTTTGGAGCAAACCGCCTTAAAGCACTTTATAATATTTGTATCCAAACATGAAAATCACTGCATAGCAAATGATCGGCAAGTAATAAGCATGTGCCACATCCGACTCAGCCACAGCGCCCATAGCGAACGGGAAGAACGCGCCACCGACAACACCCATCGAAATAAAGGATGAAGCCTGTTGCGTATGCTTGCCCAAGTTTTTCAATCCCAAACTAAAAATGGTCGGGAACATAATGCTGAAAAAGAAGTTAAGCATCAGCAAGGCGATGAATGAAGGCCAGCCGAGACTCTGCGCGATGATAAGGCACATAACAATGTTACAAGCTGCAAAAATCGCCAAGATCGTATGCGGCGCTACGAAGCGCATCAGGAATGTTCCAACAAAACGACCTGTAAGCATTAACACAAAGAACAGGATCATGTAATTACCAGCCACGACGTCGGTAAAACCCATTTTCTCGTGACCGTAATTGATGAAGAATGCCCAGGTTCCGGCTTGTGCCGCTACATTGAAAAACTGCGCGATAACCGCCCATTTAAAATGTCTGTGATCAAAAAGCCCTTTTTCAGGATGCGTGTCCACATTCGCCGCAGCAGGATCAGCAACCACGTGCGGATCCGTTAGCGCAGGCACTTTTACAAATGAGAACAAAACAGCGATCGTTGCGATAACGCTTCCGATCACGATATATAATGTTTTTACAGAAGTAAGGTCCGTGCTGCCTTCCACATTGTTCCTCAACAAAAAATAAGAACCAACGGCAGGCCCGATGATGGTGCCCAATGCATTGAAAGCCTGTGCAAAGTTGATCCGCATGTCACTCGTGCGCTGATCACCGAGCGACGCTACGAATGGGTGCGCGACAGTTTCCAAAGTGGAGATTCCACAACCCAGGATAAATAATGCTCCTCCGAAGAATGGAAATGATGCTGCCGCAGCTGCCGGAACAAACAAGAACGACCCCAGTGCAAATAGCGATAAACCGAAAAGCACGCCGTTCTTATAGCCAAAGCGCTTCATGAAAAGACCTGCCGGGATCCCCATGACACCATAAGCGCCAAAAATGGCGAACTGT of Dyadobacter chenhuakuii contains these proteins:
- a CDS encoding ROK family protein, which codes for MKLWGIDLGGTKIECAVLDPERNLEVVVRMRLPTESANGYEHILSQIKKLIDQVAEQVGEKPTKIGFATPGVLEPDSQLMKNSNTICLNGMPLKADLEKILGIPVQLANDANCFALAEALIGAGKDYPRAEVVFGVIMGTGVGGGLVVNNKIIAGHHGIGGEWGHNILEENGEPCYCGKAGCVEQVISGPALERFYEKVSGEKLTMKVILDRYHQGNDEFAKATIERLLEFYGRAISTLINVLDPGLIVIGGGVGNVELLYTAGFEKIKKYIFNKGVVTTPILKPKLGDSAGVFGAALL
- the fucP gene encoding L-fucose:H+ symporter permease, giving the protein MSNYSSTVEPTKARFTENRYLITLIFVTSLFMFWGIAITMGDVLNKHFQHVLSLTKTQSAFVQFAIFGAYGVMGIPAGLFMKRFGYKNGVLFGLSLFALGSFLFVPAAAAASFPFFGGALFILGCGISTLETVAHPFVASLGDQRTSDMRINFAQAFNALGTIIGPAVGSYFLLRNNVEGSTDLTSVKTLYIVIGSVIATIAVLFSFVKVPALTDPHVVADPAAANVDTHPEKGLFDHRHFKWAVIAQFFNVAAQAGTWAFFINYGHEKMGFTDVVAGNYMILFFVLMLTGRFVGTFLMRFVAPHTILAIFAACNIVMCLIIAQSLGWPSFIALLMLNFFFSIMFPTIFSLGLKNLGKHTQQASSFISMGVVGGAFFPFAMGAVAESDVAHAYYLPIICYAVIFMFGYKYYKVL